Within Dermacentor variabilis isolate Ectoservices chromosome 8, ASM5094787v1, whole genome shotgun sequence, the genomic segment ttgcacacACAAGCCTGAGACTCAATCGTCGTCTCACCCATGCTACACTTTCactgcacatacagcatgcggcgcgcactCACGACGTTATCACCCTTGGGCTTTATActgaacatgagggcgacggcgatggcaggtatgcgcctgcagtgtccatataattgctaacaCAATAGTATTATAAAAGTATGCGGCTACTGTAGCgacccatggcccattactttccgcaaaagaagaactAAGAAAATggaactgtcaccatgcgacaattcgctgcgccgcaccaatgtatagatttttttttcgggCGCGGGAGACCGAAATGGaaaaaaatgcaaaggaaagcatgttggccacaatcgaatgcctactttgggccccAAATGTAGTTACCGAAGAAATATCGAAGCAAACGTGAGACGCCTGGTCCACAGAGAACTATACGCATAGTGCGTTATCCTACGCCGGCCAGACAAAGTTTTCCGGAGAGGCTGTGCTCAAGCGAACgcattgcaatccgtcgagtccccgcagtgatgtcGGCGAGCGAccttgcattgtttctttttctcgcctgctaaccggaaagcgtccaaaactctgcgaggcgaaaatccactcggccagaaaaaAATGAACGCGCATCAAAGTGCGCCGTGCCGTgatcggggcaacacaagaaaagcaCATGCGCTTTGGCTGGCTGCGGCAGCCCGCGTGtagcgtgaaaaaaagaaatgaagaggcTCAATTTGTCTTCGCGAATAAAAATCAAAGTAGAAAagtaaataagaacgtagttacctttgctggctttagtgtcttgacatggaccCTTTGGCGTAGGCGGgaaaaaaatgttgatgttcTTTCCTGTGACCTTACGGCAAAAAGGAACCACCAcagcgcttcgtctcatcggacctcgctgcgtgctttgtcaacttgtcggATAGTGTGATTTGGCTTGTCTGGTTGtgtggtccgatgtacgactttaggaaTGTCAATGCACTTTTTGCGTCAAATGTGTATAACAACAATAAACCAACagagttccggaattgaaaatctaaagcacgactttagaAATGCCAATGCACCGGACGTATATGAGAACTTGATGTACATAAAATTTCAGaatgaaatccatgcgctccgtagattccatggtCTCCACGAGACGCCGCGACGAGCtcactcgccatcaaaacgcacTTAAAGCTTTCTGCTCCTATGGGCGCAGCTACTGCGGGTTACGGCGAGCATGGGCTTGGTATCGCAACAGAGTGTACGATGGTGACTTGCTGCTGGACGGTCTTCAGATTCCTTAGTAGACTCACTAAGGGAAGACGACGCCATTAAAAACGGAGACTCTTCGAGAGTGTGTACAGatggtcctgatgtgaactcggacgtttaccTTGCTCTCGCATGGAGTGGGCTACCTTAAACGGAACCGTGTATCTACAGCCCAATAAaaccttttcccttcatttttcaGAATCTGACGTAGCAGTCGATGGACTTGGTGGATTACATACCCTGAACGTCACCCTAGTCACAACAAACTGGTTGGAAGTGGTGAgatcaagaaggcagtcctcaTGATCTGGGATTGGCGGGATTGTGCTGGTGGCGCGGTGGGACATGAACTTCTCAAGATCGAGGAAAAATACGGACGCAAGAGCAGCTTCTGTGGATCCGGGATCAGCAGACCTCCTCTTCGTGGCTAGGAGAGGCACAACCGACGCAGACGGCATGGAGTCTTGGACGACTCGGGGAAACTGgaaggaagagcagcagaaggAAGTTCCACCATCTTGGATCGGCGGACCTGGGAACGTAGCTCCGGAAGGCACTGCCTTCGCAAGGTCAACGTTGGGTGAGTGCTTGAGCGGCTACGTTTTGTCGGACGATAACGACAGGGTTCTATTATGCAATTAGCTGTGACTGATCGCCACCGTGTGCGCGGGCAACACAGGGGAAGTTGTAGTGAGCTCTCAAAAAGCATGGGGAttacagcgttaaagaaataGGAGCTGTTGCTCTTGGGAGTAAAGCTCGGTATGGAGATTGGTCATAGGTTGAGGAAACCCGAAATCCGGATGGTGATTGACAAAGTGGGTTTTGATGAGGACGAGCTCACACAGGCATGGTAAAAGATATGTCGCGTTAGGGAGGAAAAGGagcgcaagaagaaagaaagggaggaagagAAAGAGCGCGAGAGGATAGAAGGAGTGTAAGAGAAGAAGTGCGAGATAATGCAGCGCGAAGAACACGACAAGCAGAGGTAGCATGAAATGGAGCTCGCGAAAATATGACGAGAGATAGCGAGATTCACGTGCAGGGCGGATACGGCACCGCCGCAAACGCGAAGCGTGGAAATCACGAGTTTGCTTCAGCCGCACGAAACAGGCGATGACATCGGCGTCTacctgattaattttgaacagATTTGTGAGAGGTGACCATTTCACCAGGATGCATAGCCAGAGTGGTTGTTTGAGTTGATACCGGGAAAAGTCGCGAAGGTCGTAGTCCGACTAAGCGCAGCCGAGGCAGGCACGTGCAGTTTAGTGAAGGCAGGTTTGCTCGCTAAATACAAGCTCTCCGCAGAGGAATGTCGGAAGGAACCAATTTCCTCGACCGCAATTAGTGAAGAAAATGTAGCGCTATGTTACGACGTGGCACAGAGTGCAAAGAAAGAGGATGAAACGGCTAGCTCCTTTAGAATTTCGCGCGTGCAATCAAGCGTGTGGAGGCCCTTGAAGGGTCTTATGAACACCATGTAATTTTTTTCTCGTCATCGATAATCGCATGTAAAAATATTGATTCCAATATTTTAACAACTTTCCTGTCGAATATTACTCACATTTTCTTTAGCATTTCCCTTTGCATCAGGAAGTGAACGTTAGGGGGTGAAATATGTCTCAACGTGTTCTTGTTCGCATCGCAGAGACCTATGCAAAGGAGAAGCTGGGGCCGTATGCTGTAACGGTTCtctttggaaccggttcgctcTGGCTGTTAGGTCGGCATTGCGTCACTCGCAGAAAGAGTGGAACGTCGCGGTGCGAGGGAGACGAAAGGAGACGAACGAGAGGCGTTCTGCCGCAAGGTCAAGTTCTTATTTTTGCTTGTATTTTGGGAACGTTGTAGTAATTGAAGAACACTTTCTTTAAAAGAAATATTGGTTTGTGCACAACACTTCTACATTTGATTTCCAGTAATACCTGTCACCTTCCGGCACGTATAGCTAGTAGTTTAAATTAGCTGCGCTGTTTTATTTTATTCCTTTGTTGCTAGGCGGTGCCCCATACGTTAAGCAGAAAAGCGGTTCTCTAGGTGTAGGCCTCGGCTTTACTAGGGTTTTGTTTAGCTTTAGGCCGGAAGACTGTGATCACAGCTCCGTCCACACATCCTACAACACTGTTAATCTTGCCGCCGTCAAGGAAGCGTTCACAGCTGCGGATATCTCTATCTCCGTGTGAGACTGTGATCACGGCTCCGTCCACACATCCTACAACACTGTTAATCTTGCCGCCGTCAAGGAAGCGTTCACAGCTGCGGATATCTCTATCTCCGTGTGAGACTGTGATCACGGCTCCGTCCACACATCCTACAACACTGTTAATCTTGCCGCCGTCAAGGAAGCGTTCACAGCTGCGGATATTTCTATCTCCGTGGAGATAGAGATATCCGCAGCTGTGAACGCTTCCTTGACGGCGGCAAGATTAACAGTGTTGTAGGATGTGTGGACGGAGCTGTGATCACAGTCTCACACCCAGTTTCCTTTTCCCTCAACCGCAATTGCCCTAGCGATGGTGCTCATCATGCGACTGGTACTTTTGCTACTACCCAACACTTTCTACATTCCGAACGTACTGCTGTAAAAAAACgtggcaaaagaaaaacaaacaaatggGCACGCATTCCACCCTGAAGGTGGGCTGCAAGCGGAGCAGGAAGAAAGACAAAGCACACCACTTAGTGTAAAAGCCTACTTATTTcgggcttttcccttccgcgtctgtaGAATACTCTGTGAACGCACCCAATCGCAACTAATAGCGACTCAACCTGtctaggggcgcgataacgtaactctattccaaacaaaacgtattccaaactccggacgtcaaaatgacgcgacTGTTTCTGCGTACGGGGGCGGGAACCTGCGACGTTTTTTAATCTGCCCAATCAGCAACCTCCGTCGTTGCCGGAagcatgttttgcttgttttttacttGCAAAGGAACCGCATAGCAACTAACATTTAGATAGTAACGCCTAATAAAAGAACAATTGTATGTCGCTGAGAGCAAAATTCTTTTGTAATCTTTTGACGCAAGATAAGTTGAAGCGCGCTTGAAACtaaacacaaatattttaatttttcgaGTCATAGCCACACATGCGCCAATTCCGCATCCAATCCATTTCGCTACGCACACCTAAGATGGCGGCTACGTGAAAACAGCTGATCGGCTGTGTGGGCCGCACTTGGTGTGTTTTTGCCCGTAACGCTGCCTGATTAGATGAAATCTCGGCGTGCGAGATGTACTTTCGCCCCAGAAGAATTTTGGAAGCTGCGAACATCATGAATACTTTGAAAGCGTAGTGCTCGGTGAGTAAACgcatcattctttcttgtgcttaataactgagcagtagcatctgaacatctgcggtgatcgcatggtgttcactttttcttttattcgcatAGGATACGGAAGAATTGATGAAGGTTAGAAGGCATCTCAACAGATAGCTGGTAAGTAAACGTTTTCTATAGACGATCGCAACTATCTCCGAATGTAGGTCATGATTTAAATCGAAGGTGGTCTGTAACAGagtctcatttttttcttctctgcgaCACACAGCTGCACAGTGGTACATTCCTCCATGCGGGCGGTACAGAGACTCCACCAACCCGCCAACAGCCGCTGGAGGATGCGGCCTGCAGGGCGGCCGCCGAGTATGCGCAGCAGGGGCAGGGGCAGCTCGCTGAGGCAGCGAACGCGGAGGCCGCCAGTTTCCaacagctgctgctgcagcaaaataGGCAGGTACGTACAACTCGGCCAGGTCATTCTTTAAAGACGTGATCAGTGCGCATGGTAATGTACATTACAACCACATTACACATCAGAGCCATCTGTAGTCATTTGGCTCATTGGTTATTGCACGTTTATACATCTCCTTTGAGGTGTTCTTTAACACATAGCAACTTACAAAACATTTCCATGGTTGCATGTATCACCAcagcatgatttttttttatttatttatttcataatacccctaaaggcccccgaaggggtattacatagggggtaccgatacatgaaaaaaatgtgagctttgcgcgttacggaaaaaacaactgaagtacacaaaagttatacaaaatttttacaaaagaaaacacaaaagttatacaaaagtacGATATTTAGCAAAATACACATGTAAACAATATACGAAACACAATATACGAAATACATTAGGCAAGTGAAACTCagatagaaaatacaaaactgacagagaaaataaattaagggaattaaataggtacaatgtaaaagaagtaaaacggggTGTTGCTCTAAACTGCTTCAGTTGTCACGTTAACAAATTAATGGGACATGAATCCACTTGTACAATGTGCACGCAGAATGGTAAGACAAtgatcaaaacaatatatacaGTGAACAACGTATGAAGAAACGGTACATAATGGATATTTACATGtaactattgcgtaaaagttcctgaaaggttgcgaaatcggtttgagtagcaatgtgtgatggtaggttattccatgcaacaattgttcggggaacgaaggagttagcatagttagctgagcgacaactgatgcgttttatcttgaagatatggtctgtgcgtggaaagaaggctgtcgctggttcgaagatatggtgaaggtgcggatgatgataaagtttgtgcagcagtgagaggcgggcaattctgcggcgatgagataagtcgtcaagctgagcgcgagcttttagtgctgaaatgctagtataggtgaataatcagaaaaaatgaaacggaccgcacggttttgcagtgattcgatttcttgggtgatatatgTTTGAAAAGAATCCCAGATGGCTGATGCATACTCGATTTTGGGGCGTATTAATGCGATATACGCTAGTCTGCGTAGTTTAGCTGGAGCATGCTTAAGGTTGCGTTTGAGGAGGCCTAAGGAGCGGTTAGCTGATGCCAACGTCAGGCGGATGTGATGATGCCACGTTAGATCAGACTGTaagtgaacaccaaggtacttatatgaagttgtAAGTTCAATTATGTTGTTAGATATTACATACGATGTTGGAATACGGTGGTTGCGCCTAGTAAATGATAATAACTTCGTTTTAGCTGTATTAAGAGTCATCAACCATGTTGAACACCATGTGTTAATAGCGTCAAGATCGGTTTGAAGAATATCTTTGTCATTGTCGCATGAAATTAATCGATATactacgcagtcatcggcaaaaagtctgaTGTGGTAAGACACACAgttaggcaggtcattaatatagattaagaaaagtaaagggccaagaacgctgccctgcggaacaccggagGTTACTTTGGTAAAGAGGAAGTACTGCTGTTACCAGACGTATATTGTACTCTGGATGAGAGGAAATACTTAATCCATCCAATAACGGTTGGGTGTATGTTAAGGTTCATTAGCTTCAGTATTAGTCTATggtgagcaacgcgatcgaaagctttcgagaaatccaggcagatagcatcaacttgaaagcctaggtctaggtatgaatgtatgtcatgtaaaaagccggctaactgtgtttcgcatgaataaccacgacgaaagccatgttggtaatcAACAAGAATTTTGTGCTCTTCTAAGTAGTTAATGATTTCAGTATAcaagatgtgttcaagtaatttacaaatagtactagttaaggagatggggcggtaatttaatgGGTGAGTTCGGTCTCCGGACTTAAAAATGGGTATGACTTTTTCCACCTTCCAATCGTGCGGAATAGTGTTAGTTGATAAAGACTGCGAGAAGAGTGCACATAATATAGGTGATAAACTAGGTGACAAATGTTTTAACACTTCATTATTAATgccagtgtgatcagaggcggaAGAAAGTTTAAGTttatttagtaaagaagaaataCCTGCTTCGCTAACAATTATTTCTGGCATTGATATGTTAATGAGATTGTCAAGGGTTGGTGAAGATATGGTGTCTTCCTGtgtaaatacagatgaaaatgcgCTATTCAATAAATCAGCACATTCCGAGTGGTGGACCATATCACCGTGCTCATCAACTAGTGTTAAATCGGGATAGCTCTTCGGGTTTATTACGCGCCAAAAACGTTGAGGATTGTTAGTGAGCATAGAATATAGGTCATGGGCAAAGAAATGTCGTTTAGATGATTTTAGCAGTGACTGATATTGCTTATCGCAGGTCTTATAACGGTGCCAGGAATCTGAGTCGCGGGCTTTATCGGCTTTACGATATAaacgctttttcttattattaaggcACCGAAGCTTTACGGTAAACCACGGGGCTGTCGGGGTGCAGGCTATTTTGGTTAGAGGAACGAATcgattaattagttcagtaagagTGGTTTTAAGTTCAGCCCAGTTATGTTCGATGGTTTGAAATTGGCATCTATTGAGGAAATGTAAAGAGAAGTCAGATAGCGCGGAGTTTATGCTGTCAAAATCCGCTCTATTGTAACATCGGATGTACTTATCAGAGCACGGACGTCTTGGAAGGGAAACTGCAAGACTACCTGTTATGATATCATGGTCAGATAGCCCATCTTGATGAGTCAAGTCGAAGCACACGTCAGGATCAGTGGTTAATACTAGATCTAAAATATTAGCGGATGTAGCCGAAGATCGCGTAGGACGGGTGATAAGCTGTGTTAAAGAAAAGTCGAGACATGACTGCAGGAAAGTGTGGGCCTCAGATAGGTAGGTTGCTGTTGAAAGGTTAGCCCAATCAACTtcggggaaattaaaatcaccgaaAATTAGTACTAGAGATTTAGAAAAACGAACAGTAATGATTTCAAGGAGCCATTGGAATTCACGAGAAAACGTATTGCCCATGTCAGGAGGTCGATAAAAAGCACCAATGATTATTAGGCCTGCTTTATGTTTTATGGAAACCCACACACGCTCTAAAAAAGTGTCAAGGTGAATACGTGTGGCGAAAAGATTTTTTTGCACTGCCACCAAAACGCCACCACCTATTCGATTTGTCCTGTCACATCGAAAGTAGTTAAATGAAGTCCAGCTTTCCAGAATGCAGGTATCGGGGACAGTATCggtaagccatgtttcggttagtaTCACTATCGATGCTGAACATGAGTCAATGA encodes:
- the LOC142591443 gene encoding uncharacterized protein LOC142591443, whose translation is MNFSRSRKNTDARAASVDPGSADLLFVARRGTTDADGMESWTTRGNWKEEQQKEVPPSWIGGPGNVAPEGTAFARSTLETYAKEKLGPYAVTVLFGTGSLWLLGRHCVTRRKSGTSRCEGDERRRTRGVLPQAFLGIYTWAAMFPTQTRNKG